The Struthio camelus isolate bStrCam1 chromosome 17, bStrCam1.hap1, whole genome shotgun sequence genome window below encodes:
- the POP5 gene encoding ribonuclease P/MRP protein subunit POP5 isoform X1, which translates to MVRFKNRYVLCEVVSEDPRCRQCIEDRTVGLAVRDAIARAHGDYGLACCSVSFTVKYLNAYTGTVLLRCRKDFYRLLCSALPFVRQLESRNQRYPCFFNTLHVGGTIRTCQKFLIQYNRRQLLMLLQNCTNEEERRSIRQSLLSCSLTEEQPQSGDEEDGDDTETD; encoded by the exons ATGGTTCGCTTCAAGAACAG GTACGTGCTGTGCGAGGTGGTCTCGGAGGACCCGCGGTGCCGGCAGTGCATCGAGGACCGGACGGTGGGCCTCGCCGTGAGGGACGCCATCGCGCGGGCGCACGGGGACTACGGCCTGGCCTGCTGCTCCGTCTCCTTCACAg TGAAGTACCTCAACGCCTACACCGGCACCGTtctgctgcgctgccgcaaggacTTCTACCGGCTGCTCTGCTCCGCGCTCCCCTTCGtgaggcagctggagagcaggaacCAGCGCTACCCCTGCTTCTTCAACACCTTGCACGTCGGAG GTACTATAAGAACATGTCAGAAATTTCTAATTCAGTATAATAGAAGACAGCTGCTAATGCTATTGCAAAACTGCACAAATGAAG AGGAAAGACGGTCCATACGGCAGTCGCTGCTCAGCTGCTCTCTTACAGAGGAGCAGCCCCAAAGCGGAGATGAGGAAGATGGTGACGACACAGAGACAGACTGA
- the POP5 gene encoding ribonuclease P/MRP protein subunit POP5 isoform X2 has translation MVRFKNRYVLCEVVSEDPRCRQCIEDRTVGLAVRDAIARAHGDYGLACCSVSFTVKYLNAYTGTVLLRCRKDFYRLLCSALPFVRQLESRNQRYPCFFNTLHVGGQRQPRRLRHPPRSPLSVHARRPRGPPPARKREEPHLTLFGYYKNMSEISNSV, from the exons ATGGTTCGCTTCAAGAACAG GTACGTGCTGTGCGAGGTGGTCTCGGAGGACCCGCGGTGCCGGCAGTGCATCGAGGACCGGACGGTGGGCCTCGCCGTGAGGGACGCCATCGCGCGGGCGCACGGGGACTACGGCCTGGCCTGCTGCTCCGTCTCCTTCACAg TGAAGTACCTCAACGCCTACACCGGCACCGTtctgctgcgctgccgcaaggacTTCTACCGGCTGCTCTGCTCCGCGCTCCCCTTCGtgaggcagctggagagcaggaacCAGCGCTACCCCTGCTTCTTCAACACCTTGCACGTCGGAGGTCAGCGGCAGCCTCGGCGCCTGCGGCACCCCCCGCGGAGCCCCCTCTCGGTTCACGCCAGGAGGCCGCGGGGCCCTCCTCCGGCTCGTAAACGGGAAGAACCCCATCTTACTCTCTTTGG GTACTATAAGAACATGTCAGAAATTTCTAATTCAGTATAA